A genome region from Bradyrhizobium sp. WSM1417 includes the following:
- a CDS encoding response regulator transcription factor: protein MVLSNYSIVSVVDDDPSVRAALNNLLKSQGHVVHTFASAEEFLRSSQLNGTSCVIADVQMPVMSGFELLEQMRAHGYAGPFILITAFADDRTRARALSAGVTGFFAKPFTGLELIACLDEALREHPGGTRA, encoded by the coding sequence GTGGTCTTGTCCAACTATTCAATTGTTTCTGTTGTCGACGACGATCCTTCCGTTCGTGCCGCACTGAACAACCTATTGAAATCGCAGGGTCACGTCGTTCATACGTTTGCGTCGGCTGAGGAATTTTTGCGGTCGTCTCAATTGAACGGCACATCCTGTGTAATTGCAGACGTGCAGATGCCCGTGATGAGCGGCTTTGAACTTTTGGAACAGATGCGAGCCCATGGCTACGCTGGGCCATTCATCTTGATTACCGCCTTTGCGGATGATCGCACGCGAGCCCGCGCCTTGAGCGCCGGCGTAACCGGCTTTTTCGCCAAGCCCTTCACCGGTCTGGAGTTGATCGCCTGCCTCGATGAAGCGCTTCGCGAACATCCTGGTGGAACGCGCGCGTGA
- a CDS encoding response regulator transcription factor — MTKRSEPRKQTATVEQPEARPSVLVVDDDLSMRESLVNLFRSIGLDVVAYGSAQELLQSELPDVPSCLVLDIRLPGLSGLELQNELAKLQVHIPIIFITAHGDIPMTVKAMKSGAIDFLSKPFRDQELLDGVVAAIEQDRKRRGVDKVVKKLQSLFEALSPREQDVLRLVATGLLNKQVAAELGLAEITVKIYRGHVMRKMGARSLADLIRMAERLGIGTDRFRVQT, encoded by the coding sequence GTGACCAAGCGCTCTGAACCGCGGAAGCAAACCGCAACTGTCGAACAGCCGGAGGCGAGGCCGAGCGTGCTCGTCGTCGACGACGACCTCTCAATGCGCGAATCGCTGGTCAACCTATTTCGTTCAATCGGTCTAGATGTCGTTGCTTACGGATCGGCCCAAGAACTGCTCCAGAGCGAGCTTCCCGATGTTCCTAGCTGCCTCGTGCTTGACATCAGACTGCCAGGATTGAGCGGGCTTGAGCTCCAAAATGAGTTAGCCAAATTGCAGGTTCACATCCCCATCATTTTCATCACCGCTCATGGGGATATTCCGATGACCGTCAAAGCGATGAAGAGTGGAGCAATTGATTTTCTCAGCAAGCCGTTTCGCGATCAGGAATTGCTCGACGGAGTGGTCGCAGCTATCGAACAGGATCGCAAGCGACGTGGCGTAGACAAGGTGGTCAAGAAGCTGCAGTCCTTGTTTGAGGCCCTAAGTCCACGAGAGCAGGACGTTTTGAGACTGGTCGCCACCGGGCTATTGAACAAGCAGGTCGCCGCGGAACTCGGGCTCGCCGAGATCACAGTCAAGATCTACCGGGGGCACGTTATGAGGAAGATGGGCGCTCGATCGCTGGCCGATCTGATTCGGATGGCTGAGAGGCTGGGAATTGGGACCGACCGTTTCAGGGTACAAACCTAA
- a CDS encoding AAA family ATPase — translation MPREPLSRTLFGSYLDGDIQPLWEDGDCAFCRAWRQQMHGSRAVVLVVRPIAEHPATLDRLAHECGLREELDEAWAVRPLELIREAGRTMLVLQDPSGEPLLNLLGLRMEPERFLRLAVGITTAVGKLHRQGLVHKDLKPAHILVNCPDEQVRLTGFGLTSRLSRERVPPEPVEFIAGTLPYMAPEQTGRMNRSVDCRSDLYSLGVTFYQMLTGALPFTGADPLEWIHCHIARNALPPVEKSRDIPEPISRIVMKLLAKTAEERYQTAAGLEHDLRHCVAAWANHGRIDTFELGADDTPDRLLIPEKLYGRAREIETLLGSFDRAAKSGAPRLVLVAGHSGIGKSSLVQELHKVLVPSRGLLASGKFEQLKRDVPYATLVQSFQSLVRSLLSKSEGELAVWRQALREALGANGRLLIELIPDLSLIIGEQPAPAELPARPAQTRFQLVLRRFIGVFARRTHPLVLFLDDLQWHDAATLDLIEDLLTQSDLHLLIIGAYRSNEVDAGHPLKRKLDSIRRSDVNVEEITLSPLTADHVAQLVADTLRCAPKRAVPLATLVHQKTMGNPFFTIQFLSELAEEQLLTFDHELARWRWDLERIYAKAYTENVVDLLLGKLIRLPEETQDALRQLACFGNIAGTTELAVVLETSREKVHARLWPAIRQELIARHGTAYRFVHDRVQEAAYSLVSESSRAPAHLRIGRMLAAHVPAPKREEAIFDVVSQLNRGVALIASGQEREQLAELNLTAGQRARASAAYASALAYFTVGAALLAQDAWQSRHELAFALETSRAECEFLVGRIDIAESLLSALSKRALNALQRATVACLRVDLYLTLGQHGRAVAIGLEYLQDVGIDWSQHPKDKETLAEYQRMWSQLPDAIEDLAGLPGMTDQSSLATVAVLTRILPAAGFTDVNLSVLVICRAVSISLEYGNTDASCAHYAWLGRISAGRFGDYHAADKFGRLACDLVDRGELSRFRAPVYLAVGCNVIPWTQPLRDGRVLIGRALEAAVSIGDVIYEAYSLLHLTSNMIMAGDPLKEVQNEIEKSLATTGNRKVQFAADAAAAQLAIIRTMRGLTRSFGCFDDQQFDELHVERSLELSPELSPSKAVYWIRKLQARFLAGDYAAAVGARSNAEPRLWTIPTEPLTAEFHFYGALSHSCYCDRLGESEQQQHRELIDAHYRQLQIWATNCPENFENRAALVGAEIARLEHRDADAMRLYEHSIQTAARNGFPHHEGIACELAARFYAARGFERISRIYLRDARRGYLRWGADGKVRQLDELHPDLSREEITLAVNGMRIGAPAEHLDLATVTKVSQAISGEIVLERLIKTLMRTAIEQAGAERGLLILLHEGEPRIEAEAATVADAVVVRVLEQAVVPSLLPETVLHFVLRVRENVILEDAAAQSSFADDPYIHERKARSILCLPLITQGKLIGVLYLENNLAPGIFSPARNSVLKMLASQAATALENSRLYSEVQQREAKIRRLLDTNIIGIFIIREGGEIIEANQAFLTMVGYDQEDLVAGRVNGLDLTPPEWHERTMDARAEAKRTGAVQQFEKEYVRKDGSRVPVLIGIAVFDERQDQGVGFVLDLTERKRVEAEARESERRYRETLMGLAHANRITTMGQLAASIAHEVNQPIAAISSNAGAGLNWLGAQPPNLEEVRQTFGLIVRDSMRAGNVIRRIRALMNKAPMQTELLAIDELILEVLALVRAELAKNDVWVQTRVPEALPLVRADRVQIRQVILNLITNAIEAMSEIKEGDRELLISARTGGLDNVLVSFRDTGPGLDPNCADRVFDAFYTTKSEGMGMGLAICHSIVEAHGGRMWARANDPRGAIFQFSMPVAPEGVDRAEQAR, via the coding sequence ATGCCGCGGGAGCCTCTCAGCCGAACCTTGTTCGGTTCATATCTTGACGGCGACATCCAGCCCCTATGGGAGGACGGTGATTGCGCGTTCTGCCGTGCGTGGCGCCAGCAGATGCACGGCAGCAGGGCTGTCGTGCTTGTGGTCCGACCGATCGCGGAACACCCAGCGACGCTCGACCGCCTCGCCCACGAGTGTGGGCTGCGGGAGGAGCTCGACGAGGCATGGGCGGTGCGGCCGTTGGAACTGATCCGGGAAGCTGGTCGGACCATGCTGGTCCTGCAGGATCCATCCGGCGAGCCGCTGCTAAACCTACTTGGACTCCGTATGGAGCCCGAGCGCTTCTTGCGCCTCGCTGTTGGTATCACGACGGCCGTGGGCAAGCTTCACCGCCAAGGCTTGGTCCACAAGGACCTGAAACCCGCTCACATTCTGGTCAATTGTCCTGACGAACAGGTCCGACTCACTGGGTTCGGTCTGACGTCGCGTCTTTCCCGCGAGCGCGTGCCGCCCGAACCTGTCGAGTTCATCGCCGGCACGTTGCCCTACATGGCGCCCGAACAGACCGGACGGATGAATCGCTCGGTCGATTGTCGCAGCGATCTCTATTCACTTGGCGTGACATTCTATCAGATGCTGACCGGCGCGCTGCCGTTCACGGGGGCAGATCCCTTGGAATGGATCCATTGTCACATCGCGAGAAATGCACTACCGCCTGTCGAGAAATCGCGAGACATCCCGGAGCCAATCTCTCGGATCGTGATGAAACTCCTCGCGAAAACCGCCGAGGAACGCTACCAGACTGCCGCTGGCCTTGAGCACGATCTGCGACACTGTGTCGCGGCTTGGGCCAACCACGGTCGCATCGATACATTTGAGCTGGGCGCAGATGACACACCTGATCGGTTGCTCATCCCCGAGAAGCTCTATGGGAGAGCCCGCGAGATCGAGACCTTGCTTGGCTCTTTCGATCGCGCGGCGAAGAGCGGCGCGCCGAGGTTGGTGCTGGTTGCGGGTCACTCCGGCATTGGTAAGTCCTCGCTTGTCCAAGAGCTACACAAAGTGCTGGTGCCCTCGCGCGGACTGTTGGCATCAGGCAAATTCGAGCAACTGAAGCGCGATGTTCCTTATGCGACGCTCGTGCAGAGCTTTCAGAGTCTTGTCCGTTCTCTTCTCAGCAAAAGTGAGGGCGAACTCGCGGTTTGGCGGCAAGCGCTCCGGGAGGCGCTCGGCGCGAATGGACGGCTATTGATCGAATTGATACCCGATCTGAGCCTGATCATTGGCGAGCAGCCCGCGCCTGCTGAGCTTCCAGCCCGGCCAGCGCAAACTCGTTTCCAACTGGTGCTTCGCCGTTTTATCGGTGTGTTCGCCCGGCGAACCCATCCATTGGTGCTCTTTCTCGACGATTTACAGTGGCACGATGCCGCAACCCTCGACCTGATCGAGGATCTTCTGACCCAGTCGGACCTGCACCTGCTGATTATTGGAGCGTACCGCAGCAACGAAGTTGATGCAGGCCATCCACTCAAACGCAAGCTCGACTCCATCAGGAGATCCGACGTAAATGTAGAGGAGATCACGCTGTCGCCGCTCACGGCAGACCATGTCGCACAGTTGGTCGCGGATACCCTTCGCTGCGCACCAAAACGCGCTGTCCCGCTTGCAACGTTGGTGCATCAGAAGACGATGGGTAATCCGTTCTTCACCATTCAATTCCTGTCTGAACTGGCCGAAGAGCAGCTGCTGACGTTCGATCACGAGCTGGCACGCTGGCGCTGGGATCTCGAGCGGATTTACGCAAAAGCATACACCGAAAACGTCGTCGATCTTCTGCTAGGCAAGCTCATCCGGCTGCCCGAGGAAACGCAGGACGCGCTGCGACAGCTGGCCTGCTTCGGCAACATCGCCGGGACGACGGAGCTTGCGGTCGTGCTCGAAACCTCACGCGAGAAGGTGCATGCGAGGCTGTGGCCCGCTATCCGGCAGGAGCTGATTGCGCGCCATGGAACGGCCTATCGGTTCGTCCACGACCGCGTTCAAGAGGCGGCCTACTCGCTGGTGTCGGAATCTTCGCGCGCTCCTGCCCATTTGCGCATCGGTCGGATGCTTGCGGCACACGTCCCTGCGCCCAAGCGCGAAGAGGCTATCTTCGATGTTGTCAGTCAACTTAATCGAGGTGTCGCGCTAATCGCCTCCGGTCAGGAGCGAGAGCAGCTCGCCGAGCTGAATTTGACCGCAGGGCAGCGTGCCAGGGCGTCGGCCGCCTATGCCTCGGCACTCGCATATTTCACGGTCGGTGCGGCCCTGCTCGCGCAGGATGCTTGGCAAAGCCGCCACGAACTCGCGTTCGCACTGGAGACCAGCCGGGCCGAATGCGAATTCTTGGTAGGGCGGATTGACATTGCGGAGAGCCTCCTTTCCGCGCTGTCGAAGCGCGCTTTGAACGCGCTTCAACGAGCAACTGTCGCATGTTTGCGGGTCGATCTTTACCTGACGCTCGGTCAGCACGGCCGGGCAGTGGCCATAGGTCTCGAATATCTTCAGGACGTCGGGATCGATTGGTCGCAGCATCCGAAGGACAAGGAAACACTCGCCGAATATCAGCGGATGTGGTCACAGCTGCCAGACGCGATCGAGGATCTTGCTGGTTTGCCCGGAATGACAGACCAGAGCTCGCTTGCCACGGTTGCCGTGTTGACGCGTATTCTTCCGGCCGCGGGATTCACGGACGTCAATCTATCCGTTTTGGTCATCTGCAGAGCTGTCAGCATCAGCCTCGAATACGGCAACACCGACGCTTCCTGCGCCCATTACGCATGGTTAGGCCGAATCTCGGCGGGACGCTTCGGCGACTACCACGCGGCTGATAAATTTGGTCGTCTTGCTTGCGATCTGGTTGATCGCGGTGAGTTATCTCGTTTTCGGGCTCCGGTTTATTTGGCCGTCGGATGCAACGTGATCCCGTGGACGCAGCCTCTAAGAGATGGTCGAGTGTTGATTGGCCGAGCGCTCGAAGCTGCGGTCAGCATCGGCGATGTCATCTATGAGGCGTACAGCTTGCTTCATCTAACCTCAAATATGATTATGGCGGGAGACCCCCTAAAGGAGGTGCAGAACGAGATCGAGAAAAGCCTTGCTACGACAGGGAATAGAAAGGTTCAATTTGCTGCTGATGCCGCCGCTGCACAGCTCGCAATTATCAGAACAATGCGCGGCCTCACGCGCTCATTCGGTTGCTTCGATGATCAGCAATTTGACGAGCTGCACGTCGAGCGATCCTTGGAACTAAGTCCGGAGCTGTCACCTAGCAAGGCCGTGTATTGGATCCGCAAACTTCAAGCGAGGTTCCTAGCCGGCGATTATGCTGCGGCTGTTGGTGCTCGCTCGAACGCCGAGCCGCGATTATGGACCATACCGACAGAGCCCTTGACCGCCGAGTTTCACTTCTATGGTGCCCTGTCTCACTCATGTTATTGCGACAGGCTAGGTGAAAGCGAGCAGCAGCAACATCGAGAGCTGATTGATGCCCACTACAGACAGTTGCAGATTTGGGCGACGAATTGCCCCGAAAATTTTGAGAATCGGGCCGCCTTGGTCGGCGCTGAAATTGCAAGGCTGGAACACCGGGATGCCGATGCAATGCGACTGTACGAACACTCAATCCAGACTGCAGCACGTAACGGTTTCCCCCACCACGAGGGGATTGCTTGCGAGCTTGCAGCGCGCTTTTATGCTGCGCGCGGTTTTGAAAGAATCTCCCGGATTTACCTGCGTGACGCGCGGCGCGGTTACCTTCGTTGGGGAGCAGATGGTAAAGTGCGTCAGCTCGACGAGCTCCATCCTGATCTCAGCCGCGAGGAGATCACGCTTGCCGTGAACGGCATGAGGATCGGAGCTCCGGCTGAGCATCTTGATCTCGCGACGGTAACAAAAGTGTCGCAGGCGATTTCCGGCGAGATCGTGCTCGAAAGGCTGATCAAGACGCTTATGCGGACTGCCATTGAGCAGGCCGGCGCCGAACGTGGTTTGTTGATTCTGCTGCATGAAGGCGAGCCACGGATCGAGGCGGAAGCCGCAACTGTCGCTGATGCCGTCGTTGTACGGGTACTTGAACAGGCCGTGGTCCCGTCGCTTCTTCCCGAGACGGTGCTGCATTTCGTCCTACGTGTCCGCGAAAACGTCATTCTCGAAGATGCTGCCGCTCAGAGTTCATTTGCGGATGATCCGTATATCCACGAGCGCAAAGCGCGCTCTATTCTCTGCCTGCCACTGATCACGCAGGGCAAGCTGATCGGCGTACTTTATCTGGAAAATAACCTCGCGCCGGGCATATTCTCGCCTGCCCGCAACTCCGTCCTGAAAATGCTTGCCTCTCAAGCTGCAACAGCGCTGGAAAACAGCCGGTTGTACAGCGAAGTGCAGCAACGGGAGGCGAAAATCCGGCGCTTACTCGACACTAACATCATCGGAATCTTTATCATCCGCGAAGGGGGCGAGATCATCGAGGCAAATCAAGCCTTCCTCACGATGGTTGGATACGACCAAGAGGATCTTGTCGCAGGTCGAGTGAACGGTCTCGACCTGACGCCTCCAGAATGGCACGAGCGCACAATGGATGCTCGGGCAGAAGCAAAAAGGACCGGAGCTGTTCAGCAGTTCGAGAAAGAGTATGTTCGGAAGGATGGCAGCCGCGTGCCGGTGCTAATTGGCATCGCCGTATTCGATGAGCGACAGGACCAAGGTGTTGGCTTCGTCCTCGACCTGACAGAGCGAAAGAGAGTGGAAGCGGAAGCCCGTGAAAGCGAACGGCGTTATCGCGAGACTCTGATGGGCCTTGCACACGCGAATCGGATTACGACAATGGGACAGCTGGCAGCCTCAATCGCGCATGAGGTCAACCAGCCGATTGCGGCGATCAGCAGTAATGCAGGGGCAGGACTAAATTGGCTCGGTGCTCAGCCGCCGAATCTGGAAGAAGTTCGGCAAACCTTTGGTTTGATTGTCCGTGACAGTATGCGCGCGGGGAACGTGATCCGCCGGATCCGCGCTCTCATGAACAAGGCTCCGATGCAAACCGAGCTTCTTGCTATTGACGAATTGATCTTAGAGGTGCTGGCCCTAGTTCGCGCGGAACTCGCAAAAAATGATGTGTGGGTGCAAACCCGAGTGCCTGAGGCTTTGCCGCTTGTTCGAGCAGATCGCGTTCAGATCCGGCAGGTGATTCTCAATTTGATCACGAACGCTATCGAGGCCATGAGCGAAATCAAGGAAGGTGACCGCGAATTGCTGATCAGCGCGCGGACGGGCGGCTTGGACAACGTATTGGTCAGTTTTCGAGATACCGGTCCGGGACTCGATCCCAACTGCGCCGACCGCGTATTCGACGCTTTTTACACCACGAAATCCGAAGGCATGGGCATGGGGCTGGCTATTTGCCATTCTATTGTTGAGGCGCACGGGGGCCGGATGTGGGCCCGCGCCAACGATCCTCGCGGGGCGATCTTTCAGTTCAGCATGCCCGTTGCGCCGGAGGGCGTGGATCGGGCGGAACAGGCCCGTTGA
- a CDS encoding polysaccharide lyase family 1 protein: MKEAMKHIKRSFRVLGGLAVVLGAFSLLGSNNARSEAPKGFGAQATGGLGGEVVQVRSIEALNYELCRSYAFGHCNDNSPREIQVIGTIDFTGTEGRGEGQGCQYGNACSAPYKRESLLLLDGNDAHCNGKENTLVGFDRAGKRPLEIGSNKTVIGVGPSATIKGKGLRLNGVSNIVIRNLTISDINEGVIFAGDGIAIARADLVWIDHNRFHNIGRQMIAGGFGPTTNITISWNDFDGSDTYSSYCNGEHYWNLLFLGGPQTITIANNYFHQISGRAPHVDGAQAIVHLVNNYFHNTNAQQSGGFFHALDAGPSVQALIEGNYFDNIETPIKAGSGHIFGFLGKASRTVQKSCLAVLGRRCIENIATPAPQINGFRLDETVIRSFGTLPRRSIPLPFRVDNVPAVITARAGPGHLESR, encoded by the coding sequence TTGAAGGAGGCGATGAAGCACATCAAGCGCTCATTCCGCGTGCTTGGCGGACTTGCTGTCGTCCTCGGCGCTTTTTCCTTGCTCGGATCGAACAATGCGCGATCGGAAGCCCCGAAGGGCTTCGGCGCTCAAGCGACAGGCGGCCTTGGAGGCGAGGTGGTCCAGGTCAGATCAATCGAAGCTCTGAATTATGAGTTGTGTCGATCGTACGCATTCGGGCACTGCAATGACAATAGTCCGCGCGAGATCCAGGTAATCGGCACCATAGACTTTACTGGAACGGAAGGGCGAGGCGAGGGGCAGGGTTGCCAATACGGCAATGCTTGCTCCGCCCCTTACAAGCGTGAATCCCTTCTCCTGCTGGATGGCAACGACGCGCATTGCAATGGGAAGGAGAACACGTTGGTTGGCTTCGACCGCGCCGGCAAGCGCCCGTTGGAAATTGGCTCAAACAAGACAGTGATCGGCGTTGGCCCGAGCGCTACAATCAAAGGCAAGGGGCTGCGCCTGAATGGGGTCAGCAACATCGTTATTCGCAACCTGACCATCAGTGATATCAATGAAGGCGTGATATTTGCAGGCGATGGTATTGCAATTGCACGAGCCGACTTGGTTTGGATTGATCACAACCGATTTCACAACATCGGGCGGCAGATGATCGCCGGCGGCTTTGGCCCTACGACAAATATTACGATTTCCTGGAACGACTTCGATGGCAGCGATACGTATTCCTCCTATTGTAACGGAGAGCATTATTGGAATCTTTTGTTTCTTGGTGGCCCCCAGACGATCACCATCGCAAACAACTATTTCCATCAGATCTCGGGGCGGGCACCGCACGTTGACGGAGCGCAGGCCATTGTTCATCTCGTCAACAATTATTTCCACAACACGAACGCGCAACAGAGCGGCGGATTCTTCCATGCACTGGATGCTGGACCCTCTGTGCAAGCACTGATCGAGGGCAATTACTTTGACAACATTGAAACACCTATCAAGGCTGGTAGCGGACATATCTTCGGTTTCTTAGGCAAAGCCAGCAGAACGGTGCAGAAAAGCTGCCTTGCCGTGCTCGGACGCCGGTGCATCGAGAACATCGCGACCCCAGCGCCGCAGATCAATGGCTTTCGCCTGGATGAAACCGTAATTCGGTCGTTTGGAACTCTTCCCAGGCGATCTATTCCTCTTCCATTTCGGGTGGATAATGTTCCGGCAGTGATCACGGCCAGGGCAGGTCCCGGACACCTCGAAAGCCGGTGA
- a CDS encoding TauD/TfdA family dioxygenase yields MKETASTESVISPTDLVKRAARIGVEIRSIKLSGDLPNQTIAVINSLLLEHKVIFFRDQGHLDDAEQERFAACLGRLVPHPMLGTINGTTSIIELDSARGGSRADVWHADGTFLAAYPKLAVLRAVVIPSFGGDTIWSNAVAAYLDLPRPLQRLADELWTVHSNAFDYAGTCRIREIDQKHFDEVFTKTIYETEHPVVRVHPETGERALVLGDVVQRFIDIPKRDGQRLFDLFQSHITAPENTVRWSWKEGDVAIWDNRATLHYAVNDYGDQHRVVHRATIDGDAPVSIDGRCSVTRLKTTKPPSTKVA; encoded by the coding sequence ATGAAAGAAACGGCTTCGACCGAGAGCGTCATTTCACCGACAGACCTCGTCAAACGCGCTGCGCGCATCGGTGTTGAAATCAGAAGTATAAAGCTATCGGGTGATTTGCCGAACCAAACGATCGCTGTGATCAACAGCTTACTTCTCGAACACAAGGTGATCTTCTTCCGCGATCAGGGGCATCTTGATGACGCGGAGCAGGAGCGCTTTGCTGCTTGTTTGGGTAGGCTGGTGCCGCATCCGATGCTCGGTACCATCAATGGAACGACCTCGATCATCGAGCTTGATTCCGCGCGCGGAGGTAGTCGGGCTGATGTATGGCACGCCGATGGAACGTTTCTCGCGGCCTATCCCAAACTTGCGGTGCTGCGAGCCGTTGTGATCCCATCGTTCGGTGGCGATACGATTTGGTCGAACGCGGTGGCCGCCTATCTGGATCTGCCGCGGCCGCTCCAACGGCTTGCCGACGAACTCTGGACCGTTCACAGCAACGCCTTCGACTACGCCGGGACCTGCCGTATTCGCGAAATCGACCAGAAGCATTTTGATGAGGTCTTTACCAAAACAATCTATGAGACCGAGCATCCGGTGGTCCGTGTACATCCCGAGACCGGCGAGCGCGCGCTGGTGCTCGGCGATGTGGTGCAAAGGTTTATTGATATCCCAAAGCGCGACGGTCAGAGGCTGTTCGATCTATTCCAATCCCATATCACGGCGCCCGAAAATACCGTGCGCTGGAGCTGGAAAGAAGGCGATGTCGCGATTTGGGATAACCGCGCAACGCTGCATTATGCCGTCAACGATTACGGTGACCAGCATCGCGTCGTTCACCGTGCCACAATCGATGGTGACGCGCCCGTCAGCATTGACGGCCGATGCAGTGTAACGCGCCTTAAGACGACGAAGCCCCCCTCCACGAAGGTTGCCTAG
- the hemN gene encoding oxygen-independent coproporphyrinogen III oxidase, with protein MQTSILEKYCDARLPWYTIYPTVAQFSTVVGAEASEKWLQRLPVNDSVSLYFHIPFCRSICWYCGFARSITRRDSPILEFLADLRREIDLVAAQVPQPLPVSDVHFGGGTPTLIQAAEFRRLMDFLRRRFALSKTANIAVEIDPRTFTLATSEGLAAAGVNRASLGVQSFDPIVQKAINRVQSEAQTERTVETLRQQGIIRINFDLIYGLPNQTVQSCVQTVTTAVAMRPDRLAVFGYAHVPSFKKNQRLIDEAALPDSPARAEQAAAMANTLIAAGYRQIGLDHFALPGDELAVAQNTGRLRRNSLGYSANTCNKVIGFGPSAVGRLGDGYVQNEVTAGSYSDQIKAGRLATSKGYCLSLEDRVRAAIIERLMCDFEVDVPAICGPHGFDPASFLGSGERLAMLAEDGIVQMERGFIRVRPEHRFLTRAVAAAFDAYLGTPPC; from the coding sequence TTGCAGACCTCAATTCTGGAAAAGTACTGCGATGCTCGCCTTCCTTGGTACACCATCTATCCGACTGTAGCCCAGTTCTCCACAGTGGTCGGCGCCGAAGCCTCTGAGAAATGGCTGCAGCGCCTGCCGGTTAATGACTCGGTGTCGCTCTATTTCCACATTCCTTTCTGTCGATCCATTTGCTGGTATTGCGGCTTCGCTCGAAGCATCACTCGCCGGGATTCACCCATTCTAGAGTTTTTGGCGGATCTTCGTAGGGAGATCGATTTGGTCGCGGCGCAGGTACCGCAACCGCTGCCTGTCAGCGACGTGCACTTCGGCGGTGGAACGCCGACCCTTATCCAGGCAGCGGAGTTCCGGCGGCTGATGGACTTTCTGCGCCGCCGCTTTGCGCTTTCGAAAACGGCCAACATTGCTGTTGAGATCGACCCGCGCACGTTCACGCTCGCCACATCCGAAGGGTTAGCAGCTGCCGGCGTGAACCGCGCAAGCCTCGGCGTCCAGAGCTTCGATCCAATTGTTCAAAAGGCCATCAACCGCGTCCAGAGTGAGGCACAAACAGAGCGCACTGTCGAAACCCTGCGGCAGCAGGGAATAATCCGCATCAACTTCGACCTCATCTACGGTCTGCCAAATCAGACGGTGCAGTCCTGCGTTCAGACCGTGACTACCGCGGTGGCAATGCGACCAGACCGGCTTGCGGTATTTGGCTACGCGCACGTTCCTTCCTTTAAGAAGAATCAGCGCCTGATCGACGAGGCAGCGCTGCCAGACAGCCCTGCCCGTGCAGAACAGGCTGCCGCGATGGCCAATACACTGATTGCAGCGGGCTACCGGCAAATCGGGCTCGACCATTTCGCGTTGCCGGGCGATGAGCTCGCGGTGGCGCAGAACACCGGTCGCCTGCGACGGAACTCACTCGGTTACTCGGCCAACACCTGCAATAAAGTGATAGGCTTCGGGCCATCGGCCGTCGGTCGGCTTGGCGACGGTTACGTCCAGAACGAAGTTACAGCGGGTTCCTACAGCGACCAAATCAAAGCCGGCCGTCTGGCGACTTCAAAGGGCTACTGTCTCAGCCTCGAAGACCGCGTCCGGGCCGCGATCATCGAGCGACTAATGTGCGATTTCGAGGTCGACGTACCGGCAATTTGCGGTCCTCATGGATTTGACCCGGCGTCCTTCCTCGGTTCAGGCGAACGCTTGGCAATGCTCGCTGAGGATGGGATCGTGCAAATGGAAAGGGGATTTATCCGCGTGAGGCCGGAGCATCGTTTTCTAACTCGTGCTGTGGCAGCCGCATTCGATGCTTATCTTGGCACGCCGCCCTGTTAA